In Gadus chalcogrammus isolate NIFS_2021 chromosome 23, NIFS_Gcha_1.0, whole genome shotgun sequence, a genomic segment contains:
- the c1ql3a gene encoding complement C1q-like protein 3, with amino-acid sequence MVLLLVILIPVLVNSAGTSSHLEMFGPCRWVCPYGTNSPTSTARADTLRDNSFAESAPTFIQGPKGEPGSPGKTGPRGPPGEKGPPGHPGPPGDKGEPGRPGLPGPAGPNTGADAGAISAATYSTVPKIAFYAGLKKQHEGYEVLKFDDVVTNLGNHYDPTTGKFTCSIPGIYFFTYHVLMRGGDGTSMWADLCKNIQVRASAIAQDADQNYDYASNSVVLHLVPGDEVYIKLDGGKAHGGNNNKYSTFSGFILYAD; translated from the exons ATGGTGCTGCTACTGGTCATTCTCATCCCGGTTCTGGTTAATTCCGCGGGAACCTCGTCGCACCTTGAGATGTTCGGCCCGTGCCGATGGGTATGCCCTTACGGCACCAATTCGCCCACGAGCACCGCCAGGGCGGACACCCTGCGCGATAACAGCTTTGCGGAGTCCGCACCCACGTTCATCCAAGGTCCGAAGGGGGAACCAGGGAGTCCAGGGAAGACGGGTCCGAGGGGTCCCCCGGGTGAGAAAGGACCACCCGGTCACCCCGGGCCGCCGGGGGATAAGGGAGAACCGGGACGGCCCGGTCTACCGGGACCGGCAGGACCGAACACCGGTGCTGATGCCGGTGCCATCAGCGCCGCCACCTACAGCACCGTGCCCAAGATCGCCTTTTACGCGGGTCTTAAAAAGCAGCACGAGGGATACGAGGTGCTGAAGTTTGACGACGTGGTGACGAATTTGGGGAACCACTACGACCCCACGACCGGGAAGTTCACCTGCTCGATCCCGGGGATTTATTTCTTCACCTACCACGTCCTGATGCGCGGCGGCGACGGCACGAGCATGTGGGCAGACCTGTGTAAGAACATCCAG GTACGGGCGAGCGCCATCGCCCAGGACGCCGACCAGAACTACGACTACGCCAGCAACAGCGTGGTGCTTCACCTGGTGCCGGGCGACGAGGTCTACATCAAGCTGGACGGGGGCAAGGCCCACGGGGGGAACAACAACAAGTACAGCACCTTCTCCGGATTCATCCTCTACGCCGATTAG